A region from the Kribbella shirazensis genome encodes:
- a CDS encoding DUF305 domain-containing protein yields the protein MVLVASVLLVLSAAACGEDGGGASSASTPVADFNEADVRFASEMILHHQQAVQLASMAGYQARSAQVKRLAATVGAAQEPEIKTLSAWLAGWGKPTPQQAHGHDEELPGMMTQDELHDLGDVPGAAFDRAWAQWMIKHHQGAIAMAKAQQTAGKSPAAVALAKKIELTRTKEITTLRQHSSTR from the coding sequence ATGGTCCTCGTAGCGAGTGTCCTGCTCGTGCTGTCGGCGGCCGCGTGTGGGGAGGACGGCGGGGGTGCGTCGTCGGCGAGTACGCCGGTCGCGGACTTCAACGAGGCCGACGTGCGGTTCGCGTCCGAGATGATCCTGCACCATCAGCAGGCGGTGCAGTTGGCGAGTATGGCGGGGTACCAGGCCAGGTCCGCGCAGGTGAAGCGGCTGGCCGCGACGGTCGGGGCCGCGCAGGAGCCCGAGATCAAGACGCTGTCGGCGTGGCTCGCGGGATGGGGCAAGCCGACGCCGCAGCAGGCGCACGGCCACGACGAGGAACTGCCCGGAATGATGACGCAGGACGAGCTGCACGACCTGGGCGACGTACCGGGAGCCGCGTTCGACCGGGCGTGGGCGCAGTGGATGATCAAACACCACCAGGGCGCGATCGCGATGGCGAAGGCGCAGCAGACCGCGGGCAAGAGTCCCGCCGCGGTCGCACTCGCCAAGAAGATCGAGCTCACGCGCACCAAGGAGATCACCACCCTGCGGCAGCACAGCTCCACCCGCTAG
- a CDS encoding metal-sensing transcriptional repressor — protein MQHHGYIEDKDAYLRRLRRIEGQARGLQRMVDEEEYCIDILTQISAMTKALESVALGLLDDHLSHCVVDAAAAGGPEADRKIKEASAAIARLVRS, from the coding sequence GTGCAGCACCACGGCTACATCGAGGACAAGGACGCGTACCTTCGGCGGCTGCGCCGGATCGAAGGTCAGGCCCGCGGTCTGCAGCGGATGGTGGACGAGGAGGAGTACTGCATCGACATCCTCACCCAGATCTCGGCGATGACGAAGGCCCTGGAATCGGTCGCCCTGGGACTGCTCGACGACCACCTCTCGCACTGCGTCGTCGACGCGGCAGCCGCCGGCGGCCCCGAGGCCGACCGCAAGATCAAGGAAGCCTCCGCCGCTATCGCCCGCCTGGTCCGCTCCTGA
- a CDS encoding copper-translocating P-type ATPase, which yields MFRRKFWLSLVLTLPIVATSDMVMEWFGYSLDFPGIAWVGPVLGTFVFFYGGWPFLQGGVREARDKAPGMMLLISMAITVAYVASLATSVELFDLDFWWELAALVTIMLLGHWQEMKAIGQAQGALAALAALLPDEADRVVGEDIETVKVSDLGIGDVVLVRSGGRVPADGKIVDGAAELDESMITGESRPVSRTAGDRVVAGTVATDSAIRVRVDAVGEDTALAGIQRLVAEAQQSSGRAQVLADRFAAMLFYIATAAALITFVAWWLLGDLDESVVRTVTVLVIACPHALGLAIPLVISLSTAVAAKAGILVKDRLALERMRTVQAVLFDKTGTLTKGEHVVSGIAGDEQEVLRIAGAVESDSEHPLARAIVRAADERGVRGRATDFKSLTGRGVQAVVDGNNYAVGGPALLRELQVEVTGEYAEHAAEWSGRGAAVLYLLELDGGQAKVRGAIALEDEVRPEARQAVEQLRAAGVEKIVMITGDAKPVAEAVAADLGFRDGVDEVFAEVLPADKDKAVSELQARGLRVAMVGDGVNDAPALARADVGIAIGAGTDVAIESAGVVLASSDPRGVTGVIRLSKASYRKMIQNLAWAAGYNVIAIPLAAGVLAWAGLTLSPAIGAVLMSISTIVVALNAQLLRRVHLTSAD from the coding sequence ATGTTCCGGCGGAAGTTCTGGCTGAGTCTGGTTCTGACGCTGCCGATCGTCGCGACCAGCGACATGGTGATGGAGTGGTTCGGGTACTCCCTCGACTTCCCGGGGATCGCGTGGGTCGGCCCGGTGCTGGGCACGTTCGTGTTCTTCTACGGAGGGTGGCCGTTCCTGCAGGGCGGCGTCCGCGAGGCCCGCGACAAGGCGCCGGGCATGATGCTGCTGATCTCGATGGCGATCACCGTCGCGTACGTCGCCTCGCTCGCCACCAGCGTCGAGCTGTTCGATCTCGACTTCTGGTGGGAACTGGCGGCCCTGGTCACGATCATGCTGCTTGGCCACTGGCAGGAGATGAAGGCGATCGGCCAGGCGCAGGGAGCGCTGGCGGCGCTGGCCGCGCTGCTGCCGGACGAGGCCGACCGCGTGGTCGGTGAAGACATCGAGACCGTCAAGGTCAGCGACCTGGGGATCGGCGACGTCGTCCTGGTGCGCTCCGGCGGCCGGGTCCCGGCCGACGGCAAGATCGTCGACGGCGCGGCCGAACTGGACGAGTCCATGATCACCGGTGAGTCCCGGCCGGTTTCCCGTACGGCGGGCGACCGGGTCGTGGCCGGTACGGTGGCGACCGACTCCGCGATCCGGGTGCGGGTCGACGCGGTCGGCGAGGACACGGCCCTGGCGGGCATCCAGCGGCTCGTGGCCGAGGCGCAGCAGTCGAGCGGGCGGGCTCAGGTTCTCGCGGACCGATTCGCGGCGATGCTGTTCTACATCGCGACCGCCGCGGCGCTGATCACGTTCGTCGCGTGGTGGCTGCTGGGCGACCTGGACGAGTCCGTCGTACGGACTGTGACCGTCCTGGTCATCGCCTGCCCCCACGCCCTCGGGCTGGCGATCCCGCTGGTGATCTCTCTGTCGACGGCTGTCGCGGCCAAGGCGGGCATCCTGGTGAAGGACCGGCTGGCGCTGGAGCGGATGCGGACCGTGCAGGCCGTGCTGTTCGACAAGACCGGCACGCTGACCAAGGGTGAGCACGTCGTCAGCGGGATCGCCGGTGACGAGCAGGAGGTACTGCGGATCGCGGGAGCGGTCGAGTCCGACAGTGAACACCCGCTGGCTCGCGCGATCGTCCGGGCAGCCGACGAACGCGGTGTCCGCGGCAGGGCGACCGACTTCAAGTCGCTCACCGGGCGCGGCGTGCAGGCTGTTGTCGATGGCAACAACTACGCGGTCGGCGGCCCGGCCCTGCTGCGGGAGCTGCAGGTCGAGGTCACCGGCGAGTACGCCGAACACGCTGCCGAATGGTCCGGCCGCGGCGCCGCGGTGCTCTACCTGCTGGAGCTCGACGGCGGCCAGGCGAAGGTGCGTGGCGCGATCGCCCTGGAGGACGAGGTCCGTCCCGAGGCGCGGCAGGCGGTCGAGCAGCTGCGTGCTGCCGGGGTCGAGAAGATCGTGATGATCACCGGTGACGCGAAGCCCGTCGCCGAGGCGGTCGCCGCGGACCTCGGGTTCCGTGACGGTGTCGACGAGGTGTTCGCCGAGGTACTGCCGGCCGACAAGGACAAGGCGGTCAGCGAGCTGCAGGCCCGCGGATTGCGGGTCGCGATGGTGGGCGACGGCGTGAACGACGCGCCCGCGCTGGCCCGCGCGGATGTCGGCATCGCGATCGGCGCCGGTACCGATGTGGCGATCGAGTCGGCGGGTGTCGTGCTGGCGTCCTCGGACCCGCGCGGTGTCACGGGCGTGATCCGGCTCTCCAAGGCGTCGTACCGCAAGATGATCCAGAACCTCGCCTGGGCCGCCGGCTACAACGTCATCGCGATCCCGCTGGCCGCCGGCGTGCTGGCCTGGGCGGGCCTCACCCTCAGCCCGGCGATCGGCGCGGTCCTGATGTCGATCTCTACCATCGTCGTCGCCCTGAACGCGCAACTCCTGCGCCGGGTCCACCTGACGTCGGCCGACTGA
- a CDS encoding heavy-metal-associated domain-containing protein produces MCDNCSCGTNATQDTEPIKLDTAPIETVYGVEGMTCGHCASSVSDQLAKLDGVVSVDVEVSSGSVTVRSTSPLDRETVRGAVDEAGYQLAGA; encoded by the coding sequence ATGTGCGACAACTGCAGCTGCGGCACCAACGCCACCCAGGACACCGAGCCGATCAAGCTCGACACCGCCCCGATCGAAACCGTCTACGGTGTCGAGGGCATGACCTGCGGCCACTGCGCGAGCTCGGTGTCGGATCAGCTCGCCAAGCTGGACGGAGTCGTCTCGGTGGACGTCGAGGTGTCCTCGGGGTCGGTGACGGTCCGCAGTACGTCGCCGCTCGACCGTGAGACCGTCCGCGGCGCCGTGGACGAAGCGGGCTATCAGCTGGCCGGCGCCTGA
- a CDS encoding DUF6153 family protein, with product MERRGAAAGSRVIRLLLHVCVLAGVLGMHALTMNHDVATVQSSMHGEHAGVSGVPVHDPAGPPTYLETAPEPMGSMCVAFLGAVTLIGLALYLIWQRSARPAPWATLVRVVPSAVLGRSPPWLAPSLSKLCVLRT from the coding sequence ATGGAACGTCGGGGAGCAGCAGCCGGATCGCGGGTGATCCGGCTGCTGCTTCACGTGTGTGTGCTCGCCGGTGTGCTCGGGATGCACGCGCTGACGATGAACCACGACGTCGCGACGGTTCAGTCGTCGATGCACGGGGAGCACGCCGGAGTCTCCGGTGTCCCGGTGCATGATCCGGCGGGACCGCCGACGTACCTCGAGACTGCTCCCGAGCCGATGGGCTCGATGTGCGTGGCGTTCCTCGGAGCCGTGACGCTGATCGGGCTGGCGTTGTACCTGATCTGGCAGCGATCGGCGAGGCCGGCGCCGTGGGCGACGCTGGTGCGCGTCGTGCCGTCCGCCGTGCTCGGTCGCTCGCCGCCCTGGCTCGCTCCGTCGTTGTCGAAGTTGTGCGTGCTGCGGACTTAG
- a CDS encoding DUF305 domain-containing protein, with protein MRSTQRAAVAALTLAAGLGLVACGNDNGGESGGMPGMHHGTKNTPSADTTAPADHNDADVTFATAMIPHHQQAVTMADVALRQASNATVKQLATAIKAAQDPEIKQMSGWLTAWGEMVPTPGMGHSMASGEGMMTEEEMTALGKAGGAAFDRMWVQMMIKHHQGAVAMAKTEQATGQSPTVIALAKTIETAQTAEIATMQKLLAQLP; from the coding sequence ATGCGTAGCACACAGAGGGCCGCCGTGGCGGCTCTCACCCTCGCGGCCGGCCTCGGGCTGGTTGCCTGCGGCAATGACAACGGTGGCGAGTCCGGCGGCATGCCGGGCATGCACCACGGCACGAAGAACACCCCGTCCGCCGACACGACCGCTCCGGCCGATCACAACGACGCCGATGTGACGTTCGCGACCGCGATGATTCCGCACCACCAGCAGGCCGTCACGATGGCCGACGTGGCGCTGCGCCAGGCGAGTAACGCCACGGTCAAGCAGTTGGCCACGGCGATCAAGGCGGCCCAGGACCCCGAGATCAAGCAGATGTCGGGCTGGCTCACGGCGTGGGGCGAGATGGTCCCGACGCCGGGTATGGGCCACTCGATGGCAAGCGGGGAAGGCATGATGACCGAGGAGGAGATGACCGCGCTGGGTAAGGCCGGCGGGGCCGCCTTCGACCGGATGTGGGTCCAGATGATGATCAAGCACCACCAGGGCGCCGTCGCGATGGCCAAGACCGAACAGGCCACCGGGCAGAGCCCGACAGTGATCGCACTGGCCAAGACGATCGAGACGGCGCAGACCGCCGAGATCGCCACCATGCAGAAGCTCCTCGCCCAACTGCCGTAG
- a CDS encoding MFS transporter has protein sequence MSNTSAPASSRRWWALGLIAGAQFMVIMDTSIIGVALPQMQADLGFTPGSLSWVFNAYVVAFGGLLLLGGRLSDLLGARRIFATGWAVLLIGSVLAGVAGGVGLELAGRAVQGVGAALIAPAALTLLMMLFGGNPAELTKAIALYGAAAPAGGTAGVFLGGVITQYLSWPWVFFLNVPIALVALIATPALMPAAAPRRGSVDLLGALTVTGGLAAGVYAIVRAPEVGWASAQTLLVGLAAVLLLGVFVAIQAARREPLMRLAIFRTPNLAAANVAQLLLGAAWVPMWFFLNLYLQQVLGLSAFPSGAALLPMTSFIMLGMIVAAPRLIAAIGPKKSLVTGMSILTVGLAALSLIRSTGSFWTDVLPASLIAAAGMSLAFIPSLGIALSSARPEEGGLASGIVNTSYQIGSALGLAAMTALAAANGADRLGDPSALTNGYSTALVGAAVIAAVGAVLAAVTLRSPRPVADESADRESSTAR, from the coding sequence ATGAGTAACACTTCCGCGCCGGCGTCTTCCCGGCGCTGGTGGGCGCTCGGGCTGATCGCCGGCGCTCAGTTCATGGTGATCATGGATACGTCGATCATCGGGGTGGCGCTGCCGCAGATGCAGGCCGATCTCGGGTTCACCCCGGGAAGCCTGTCGTGGGTCTTCAACGCCTACGTGGTCGCGTTCGGCGGACTGCTGCTTCTCGGCGGACGCCTGTCGGATCTGCTCGGTGCGCGGCGGATCTTCGCGACCGGGTGGGCAGTGCTGTTGATCGGTTCGGTCCTGGCCGGCGTCGCCGGGGGAGTAGGGCTCGAACTCGCCGGACGCGCCGTCCAGGGTGTAGGTGCCGCACTGATCGCGCCGGCCGCGTTGACGCTGCTGATGATGCTGTTCGGCGGCAATCCCGCGGAGCTGACGAAGGCGATCGCGCTGTACGGTGCGGCCGCGCCCGCCGGTGGAACAGCCGGTGTCTTCCTCGGCGGCGTCATCACGCAGTACCTCTCGTGGCCGTGGGTGTTCTTCCTCAATGTGCCGATCGCCCTGGTGGCGCTGATCGCGACCCCGGCCCTGATGCCGGCCGCGGCACCGCGACGGGGGAGCGTCGATCTTCTCGGTGCGCTGACCGTCACAGGCGGACTCGCAGCGGGCGTCTACGCGATCGTGCGGGCGCCGGAGGTCGGCTGGGCCTCGGCCCAGACGTTGCTGGTCGGTCTTGCGGCGGTGCTGCTGCTCGGTGTGTTCGTGGCGATCCAGGCGGCGCGCCGTGAGCCGCTGATGCGGCTGGCAATCTTCCGTACGCCGAATCTCGCGGCCGCCAACGTCGCGCAGCTGCTGCTCGGCGCGGCCTGGGTGCCGATGTGGTTCTTCCTGAACCTGTACCTGCAGCAGGTGCTCGGCCTGAGCGCGTTCCCGAGCGGCGCGGCGTTGTTGCCGATGACAAGCTTCATCATGCTGGGCATGATCGTCGCCGCACCTCGGCTGATCGCGGCCATCGGCCCGAAGAAGAGCCTGGTCACCGGTATGTCGATCCTGACCGTGGGGCTGGCGGCACTGTCCCTGATCAGGTCGACCGGCTCGTTCTGGACCGACGTACTGCCGGCCTCACTGATCGCGGCCGCGGGGATGTCACTGGCGTTCATCCCGAGCCTCGGCATCGCGCTGTCGTCGGCCCGTCCGGAGGAGGGCGGACTCGCCTCCGGGATCGTGAACACCAGCTACCAGATCGGGTCGGCGCTCGGTCTGGCCGCGATGACGGCCCTCGCCGCAGCCAACGGCGCGGACCGGTTGGGCGATCCGTCGGCCCTGACCAACGGCTACTCGACGGCGCTCGTCGGCGCAGCCGTCATCGCGGCAGTCGGCGCCGTACTGGCCGCGGTCACGCTCCGCTCCCCGCGGCCGGTGGCTGACGAGTCTGCCGACCGCGAGTCGTCCACCGCCCGATGA
- a CDS encoding DUF4383 domain-containing protein, which translates to MENIRPRPAATQELALWIAGALFTLSCFGFLLLLRDDVPALELRPSGGLLFGLFHVSFVDSVVHLLLAVGVVLSAGSLRGCRRLLMVGGVAMIALAAYGQVDGSPALPALVPTSGPDAWLHLVLGGAMLGAIAVRRTATRPGAGLGGRCRDAWHVIGRWTTRGRQTRQPPAAGSGA; encoded by the coding sequence GTGGAGAACATCAGACCCCGCCCAGCGGCCACGCAGGAGTTGGCTCTGTGGATCGCAGGTGCGTTGTTCACGCTGTCCTGCTTCGGATTCCTTCTCCTGCTCCGAGACGACGTACCGGCACTTGAGCTGCGGCCGTCCGGCGGACTCTTGTTCGGCCTGTTCCACGTCTCGTTCGTGGACAGCGTCGTACACCTGTTGCTGGCGGTCGGCGTCGTGTTGAGCGCCGGTTCCCTGCGGGGCTGCCGGAGGTTGCTCATGGTCGGCGGCGTCGCGATGATCGCGCTCGCCGCGTACGGCCAGGTCGACGGCTCGCCCGCTCTGCCGGCGCTGGTGCCGACGAGTGGCCCGGATGCCTGGCTACATCTCGTGCTCGGCGGCGCGATGCTGGGCGCGATCGCGGTACGTCGTACGGCGACGCGTCCCGGCGCCGGACTTGGTGGCCGGTGCCGGGACGCGTGGCATGTCATCGGGCGGTGGACGACTCGCGGTCGGCAGACTCGTCAGCCACCGGCCGCGGGGAGCGGAGCGTGA
- a CDS encoding TetR/AcrR family transcriptional regulator, with translation MSEARARLLGTATGLFYTEGLHAVGIDRVIAEAQVTRATLYRHFPSKDALIVAYLTQADEAIRAQVDAARTEGTNPDDIIRAVGRSITDDIQRPGFRGCAFLNAAAEYPDPAHPVHQAVLEHREWFLTTLVELFSGIGKIDSEPAARHFVMLRDGAMAAGCLTDPKPICDTFLRGIEGLLKYRSGLPAAQPQAPQS, from the coding sequence ATGTCGGAAGCACGGGCTCGACTGCTCGGCACAGCCACCGGGCTCTTCTACACCGAAGGCCTGCACGCCGTGGGCATCGACCGCGTGATCGCCGAGGCGCAGGTCACGCGCGCGACGCTCTATCGCCACTTCCCGAGCAAGGACGCCCTGATCGTCGCCTACCTGACGCAGGCCGACGAGGCGATCCGCGCGCAGGTGGACGCCGCGCGGACCGAGGGCACGAATCCGGACGACATCATCCGAGCCGTCGGCCGATCCATCACCGACGACATCCAGCGGCCCGGCTTCCGCGGGTGCGCGTTCCTCAACGCCGCCGCCGAGTACCCCGACCCGGCCCATCCGGTACACCAGGCCGTCCTCGAGCACCGCGAATGGTTCCTCACCACGCTCGTCGAACTGTTCTCCGGCATCGGCAAGATCGACTCCGAACCGGCCGCCCGGCATTTCGTCATGCTCCGCGACGGCGCCATGGCCGCCGGCTGCCTGACCGACCCGAAACCCATCTGCGACACGTTCCTGCGCGGCATCGAAGGGCTCCTCAAGTACCGCAGCGGACTCCCGGCGGCCCAGCCTCAGGCGCCGCAGTCCTGA
- a CDS encoding dihydrolipoyl dehydrogenase family protein has translation MPNSSQDTYDVVVIGAGPVGENVADRVVAGGLTAAIVEHELVGGECSYWACMPTKALLRDAAALRAARALPAAGHAVSGGLDPAKVLARRDRFTSEWNDSGQVEWLNQAGITLVRGHGRITGTRAVTVTHTDGTTTTVQARHAVVIATGSSAHLPPIRGLADVAPWTNREAAAVRTIPNRLAIIGGGVVGSEMATAFSDLGAQVTLVSQTRLLPGVEPFAGEQVTDALRTAGVSLHLNVEATEVGRDDSGAVHLTLSDGTTVEADEVLVATGRTPNTKDLGLDHLGLTPGDWLHVDDNLAVLDDTGTPLQDSWLYAAGDVNRRALLTHHGKYQARALGDAIAARARGDKLDLSPWGRHAVTADERATTQVIFTDPEVAAVGLSAEGATAAGLKIRIVDYDLGAVSGAALHADNYRGQVRMIVDEDRDVLIGFTAVGPDVAELLHAATVAIVGEVPLDRLWHAVPAYPTMSELWLRLLETDGRDR, from the coding sequence ATGCCGAACTCCAGCCAGGACACGTACGACGTCGTGGTCATCGGCGCCGGACCGGTCGGTGAGAACGTGGCCGACCGGGTGGTCGCGGGCGGCCTGACCGCGGCGATCGTCGAACACGAACTCGTCGGCGGCGAGTGCTCGTACTGGGCCTGTATGCCGACCAAGGCACTGCTCCGCGACGCCGCCGCGCTCCGCGCCGCACGCGCGCTACCGGCCGCAGGCCACGCCGTCAGCGGCGGCCTTGATCCGGCCAAGGTGCTGGCCCGGCGCGATCGCTTCACCTCCGAATGGAACGACTCCGGGCAGGTCGAGTGGCTGAACCAGGCAGGCATCACCCTGGTTCGTGGTCACGGACGCATCACCGGCACGCGAGCCGTGACCGTCACGCACACCGACGGCACGACCACGACGGTGCAAGCGCGTCATGCGGTCGTGATCGCGACGGGCAGCAGCGCCCACCTGCCGCCCATCCGCGGACTGGCGGACGTGGCGCCGTGGACGAACAGGGAAGCCGCCGCGGTCCGAACCATCCCGAACCGGCTCGCCATCATCGGTGGCGGCGTCGTCGGATCCGAAATGGCCACCGCGTTCAGCGACCTCGGCGCGCAGGTGACCCTCGTGTCCCAGACCCGCCTGCTGCCCGGCGTGGAGCCGTTCGCCGGTGAACAGGTGACCGATGCTCTCCGCACGGCCGGAGTATCGCTCCACCTCAACGTCGAAGCCACCGAGGTCGGCCGGGACGACTCCGGCGCGGTGCACCTCACCCTGTCCGACGGCACCACCGTCGAGGCGGACGAGGTTCTCGTCGCCACAGGACGCACCCCGAACACCAAGGACCTCGGCCTGGATCACCTCGGCCTGACGCCCGGGGACTGGCTGCACGTCGACGACAACCTCGCCGTGCTCGACGACACCGGTACGCCGCTGCAAGACAGCTGGCTGTACGCCGCCGGCGACGTGAACAGGCGGGCCCTACTGACTCATCACGGCAAGTACCAGGCCCGCGCTCTGGGTGATGCCATCGCCGCGCGGGCCCGCGGTGACAAGCTCGATCTGAGCCCTTGGGGACGTCACGCGGTCACCGCCGACGAGCGCGCCACCACACAGGTGATCTTCACCGATCCCGAGGTCGCCGCCGTCGGCCTGTCCGCCGAAGGCGCAACGGCGGCCGGTCTGAAGATCCGGATCGTCGACTACGACCTCGGAGCGGTCTCCGGCGCCGCGCTGCACGCCGACAACTACCGCGGGCAGGTTCGCATGATCGTCGACGAGGACCGCGACGTGCTCATCGGCTTCACCGCCGTCGGACCCGACGTCGCCGAACTCCTGCACGCGGCGACCGTCGCCATCGTCGGCGAAGTACCGCTCGACCGGCTCTGGCACGCCGTTCCCGCCTACCCGACGATGAGCGAGCTCTGGCTCCGCCTCCTCGAAACCGACGGCCGCGACCGGTAG
- a CDS encoding hydroxymethylglutaryl-CoA reductase, degradative encodes MPRTSRIQGLRDLSVEDRRTSVARAAGVDPGSIAAFDPAHGLGAGLADHMIENATGVLGVPLGVATNFVVNGVDVLVPMATEEASVVAAASNAAKIARLHGGFTTSSTAPVMQAQVQIVGVADPEAGRVRLLEARDELIALANKQDPKLVEFGGGVRDIAVRLISSRAGVYVIAHLQVDVRDAMGANAVNTMAEAVATRAAEIAGGTSLLRILTNKADLRLSRARAVFDADALGGAEVVTNIIHAAALAEADPYRAATHNKGIMNGISAVVLATGNDTRAVEAGAHSHAVSPAGLYTSLSRFEKDADGNLAGSLELPMPVGLVGGATKVHPTAQAAVALLGVRTAAELAEIITAVGLAQNFAAVRALATEGIQRGHMSLHARNIASTVGATAAEVPAVVARLVADKKVRADYAEQVLAELRTSR; translated from the coding sequence ATGCCGCGCACCAGTCGTATCCAGGGTCTCCGCGATCTGTCCGTCGAGGACCGGCGTACGTCGGTCGCCCGGGCCGCGGGTGTCGATCCCGGCTCGATCGCCGCCTTCGACCCGGCCCACGGTCTCGGAGCCGGCCTGGCGGACCACATGATCGAGAACGCGACCGGGGTCCTCGGCGTGCCGCTGGGGGTGGCGACGAACTTCGTCGTCAACGGCGTCGACGTACTGGTGCCGATGGCAACCGAAGAGGCCTCCGTCGTCGCGGCGGCGAGCAACGCCGCCAAGATCGCCCGCCTGCACGGCGGCTTCACCACGTCGTCGACCGCACCCGTGATGCAGGCCCAGGTGCAGATCGTCGGTGTCGCCGATCCCGAGGCCGGCCGGGTCCGGCTGCTCGAGGCCCGCGACGAACTGATCGCCCTCGCCAACAAGCAGGACCCCAAGTTGGTCGAGTTCGGCGGCGGCGTGCGGGACATCGCGGTCCGGCTGATCTCCTCGCGGGCCGGCGTCTACGTGATCGCGCATCTGCAGGTCGACGTCCGCGACGCTATGGGCGCCAACGCGGTCAACACGATGGCCGAGGCCGTCGCCACCCGCGCGGCCGAGATCGCCGGCGGCACCAGCCTGCTGCGGATCCTCACCAACAAGGCCGATCTGCGGCTCTCCCGCGCCCGCGCGGTGTTCGACGCGGACGCGCTCGGCGGCGCGGAGGTCGTCACCAACATCATCCACGCCGCCGCACTCGCCGAGGCGGACCCGTACCGCGCCGCCACCCACAACAAGGGCATCATGAACGGCATCAGCGCCGTCGTACTTGCCACTGGCAACGACACGCGGGCCGTCGAGGCCGGAGCCCACTCGCACGCCGTCTCCCCTGCCGGTCTCTACACCTCGCTGTCCCGCTTCGAGAAGGATGCCGACGGCAACCTGGCCGGAAGCCTGGAGCTGCCGATGCCCGTCGGACTGGTCGGCGGCGCGACCAAGGTGCATCCGACCGCGCAGGCCGCGGTCGCACTGCTCGGTGTCCGCACCGCCGCCGAGCTGGCCGAGATCATCACGGCCGTCGGCCTCGCCCAGAACTTCGCCGCCGTCCGCGCACTCGCCACCGAAGGCATCCAGCGCGGGCACATGTCGCTGCACGCCCGCAACATCGCCTCGACCGTCGGCGCGACCGCCGCCGAAGTTCCCGCCGTCGTCGCCCGCCTCGTGGCGGACAAAAAGGTCCGCGCCGACTACGCCGAACAGGTCCTCGCCGAGCTCCGGACCAGCCGCTGA